The DNA sequence GCGGGCTATTGCTGCCGCGAGAATGCAGCAGTTCGCAGTTACAGAGAAATATTTTAGAATGGGTACAGGCTTAATCTTCGGACTGGTTTTCCGGGGCGTATTGTTCGAAACTGCTTTTGTTAAACGCATTCATATAGGCTTGTTCGCCGGTAATGGTTTCATCGGCGACCAGAGCTTTTAGCGCGCCGTCCATACTTTGCATGCCATAGCGTTTACCACTGGTGATGGCATTGTCGATCTGCTCGGTTTTTCCCTGTCTGATCATGTTGCCAACCGCCGAATTGTTCACCAATATCTCCAGCGCTGCAACTCGGCCTTTGCCGCTCGCACGCGGCAAAAGTTGTTGCGAGATCACGCCACGCAGCGAGGTGGAGAGCATAGTGCGAATTTGATTTTGTTCACTTGATGGAAATACGTTAATAATTCGTTCGACGGTTGAGGAAGCACTGTTGGTATGCAGGGTGCCCATCACCAAAATTCCTGTTTCAGCGGCGGTTACAGCAATACCAATAGTCTCAGCATCACGCATCTCACCCACCAGAATAACGTCCGGGTCCTCGCGCAAGGCAGAGCGCAAGGCATCAGCAAAACTTTTGGTGTGCGCTTTGACCTCACGCTGACTGATTAGACTCTTCACCCGGACATGCCGGAATTCCACAGGATCCTCGATGGTCAGAATATGCCCTTTGGTCGTGCGGTTAAGATGATCGATCATTGCGGCCATGGTGGTTGATTTACCCGAGCCGGTTTTTCCCGTGACCAGGACCAGGCCGTGTTTGTGCATACACAGCTTTTTGATCACCTCAGGTGTATGTAATTGTTCCAAAGTGAGAGGTTGTTCCGGAATGGTACGCATGACCGCACCCATGCCATTGAGATGCCGAAAGGCGTTAACTCGAAATCGGGCAATTCCTGGCAGGGCATAGGCAAAATCGGCCTGATGATCGTTTTCAAACTCACTCAAGGCGCGTTGATTCATCATTTGAAATATGGCTTCTTGTACCTCTAATGGTTCAAGAATTTTTTTATCCAGAGCCATGAGTTTTCCGTAACGCCGTGTACGTGGCGGATTACGGGCCAGAAAATGCAGGTCAGATCCATCATTTTTGACCATCATTTTGAGGAATTTGTCGATATGGTTTTCTGGTGAAGTACTCATAAGTGTTCAAATTATTCCGGGGTGATCACATCAGGGCTGGCATATCGTTCAAAAGGACCTTTTTCTTGCGCGTAAATATAGGCATCGTCCGGATCGATCACTTTATTCTCGACCAGCTGCATTAAGTGCTGGTCGAGCAATTGCATGCCATCTTCTTTACCGGTTTGTAACTGTGACTTGATCATGTGAATTTTATCTTCCATGATCAATTTACTGATGGCGCGATTTGGCACCATGATCTCCAGTGCAGCTTGCCGACCACGGCCTTCTGCGGTTTTGCACAGCACTTGACTGATCACACCTTTCAAACTTGTGGCCAGAAACATTTTGGCTTGCTCGCGTTTTTCTCCGGGCAGGGCATCGATGACCCGGTCGATGGTTTTAACCGCTGTGGTGGTATGCATGGTGCCTAGTACCAGATGCCCGGTTTCCGCGGCTTCCATGGCGAGGGTAATGGTCTCCTCATCGCGCAATTCACCAACCAGGATTACGTCCGGATCTTCACGTAAGGCGGCGCGCAGGCCATGTGAAAAACTGTTTACATGTGTCCCCACTTCGCGATGAATGACTTGAGCTTGTTTACTTGGGTGCACAAATTCGATCGGGTCTTCCAGGGTGAGGATATTGATCGCACGATTGGCATTCATGTGATCGATCATCGCCGCCAGGGTAGTTGATTTTCCCGTACCTGTTGCACCAGTGACCAAAATCATGCCTTGATGGTAATTGGTTAATTTTTGAATTATCGGCGGTAGATTGAGCTTTTCCAGTGTTGGGACTTCGGTTGGGATAAACCGGAATACCGCACCACTGCCACTGGTTTTGCGAAATACGTTGGCCCTGAAGCGTGTGCCTTGTTCGGTCACATAGGAAAAATCAACATCATTACCGTTATTGAATTCTTTTATTTGGACTTCGTTGAGGATTTCATTGATATAGCTGTCCAGTTCGGTCGACGTCAGGTTACGAAATTTAATTGGTAGCAGGTCACCACTCATGCGTAGCATGGGTGGAACGCCAACCGCGAGATGAATATCGGAACAGCCTTGGGCAAGTCCGAGTTTGAGGAAAGCATCAATTCTGGCCATGCGTTGTATTATGTCGAGCGTATCAGCTCTGTGCAAGTACTAGTTTGAAAACAAGGGTGAGGTATTACTTGAAATTGAGCTTACTCAACAACCAAACCTTGCAAAGCCTCTTGTAATTGATGCATGGTTTGATAGCGGTCGTCGCGATTCACGGTCATTGCGGTAGTGATGATCTCACTGATCGCCATGTCTAGCTCCGGGTTGACTGAGTGTGGCGCTTCAGCACTGCCTTGCACGTGTTGATACATAACCGCCATGTGATCACCCTTGGTATAAGGTGCAACACCGGTAAACATTTCATACAAAATGACACCCAAAGAATAAACATCCGCACGCTGGTCAACTTTTTTGCCAAGAATTTGTTCGGGCGCCATGTATTTTGGTGAGCCGATCACGAACCCGGTTTTGGTAAGTTGCGTATCGCCACTGCTTTGTGCGGCAGCCACACCAAAATCCACGACCTTGATCTCGTCATGATGATCGATCAATACATTTGCGGGTTTGAGGTCGCGATGCACGATGCCAACTTCGTGCGCCGCTATCATGCCGTTACAAATATCGATAGCAATCTTGAGGGCCCGTTGTGAATCTATGGGTTCACCCCGGATCACATCACTGAGTTCTTTGGACGGGAAGTATTCCATGGAAATCGCAAATACGCCCTGGATATTCAAGAAATCAAAAATTCGTATCACATTGTTGTGGGTAATTTTGCGTGAGAATTTCAATTCATGCACAAAGCGTTGCATGGTTTCCGAGTCAGCAGCAATATGTGCGTTCAGGAATTTCAATATGATCTGTTCGCCTACGGCGGTATCTTCCATCAGAATGACTGTGCCAAAGGCGCCTTTGCCAATTCGCTTGAGATATTTATAGCGATTCTCTAGTACGTCACCCGGATTGAGTTTCCCGATATCGAGATTTGGCCGAGCCTCTTCTATGGCTTTTTTAACATCCTTTTCGTCAATCAACATGGTTGAAGCGGCAAGGGCGCCCGTAGCCTCGACCGGTGCGGTGGGTAAGGGAGGCAGATCAACCGGACTGCCATCTTCCATCAAGACATTGAAATAGGTACGGTCGAGTTGTTGAATGCCTATGCGAATGACATCCTTGGTCTCCATGTTCTCGGTTTTATTGGCCTGGTCTTTGAGCAATGCCACTACATGTTTGACGGTATCTTTTCCAGCCAGG is a window from the Gammaproteobacteria bacterium genome containing:
- a CDS encoding type IV pilus twitching motility protein PilT, with amino-acid sequence MSTSPENHIDKFLKMMVKNDGSDLHFLARNPPRTRRYGKLMALDKKILEPLEVQEAIFQMMNQRALSEFENDHQADFAYALPGIARFRVNAFRHLNGMGAVMRTIPEQPLTLEQLHTPEVIKKLCMHKHGLVLVTGKTGSGKSTTMAAMIDHLNRTTKGHILTIEDPVEFRHVRVKSLISQREVKAHTKSFADALRSALREDPDVILVGEMRDAETIGIAVTAAETGILVMGTLHTNSASSTVERIINVFPSSEQNQIRTMLSTSLRGVISQQLLPRASGKGRVAALEILVNNSAVGNMIRQGKTEQIDNAITSGKRYGMQSMDGALKALVADETITGEQAYMNAFNKSSFEQYAPENQSED
- a CDS encoding PilT/PilU family type 4a pilus ATPase — its product is MARIDAFLKLGLAQGCSDIHLAVGVPPMLRMSGDLLPIKFRNLTSTELDSYINEILNEVQIKEFNNGNDVDFSYVTEQGTRFRANVFRKTSGSGAVFRFIPTEVPTLEKLNLPPIIQKLTNYHQGMILVTGATGTGKSTTLAAMIDHMNANRAINILTLEDPIEFVHPSKQAQVIHREVGTHVNSFSHGLRAALREDPDVILVGELRDEETITLAMEAAETGHLVLGTMHTTTAVKTIDRVIDALPGEKREQAKMFLATSLKGVISQVLCKTAEGRGRQAALEIMVPNRAISKLIMEDKIHMIKSQLQTGKEDGMQLLDQHLMQLVENKVIDPDDAYIYAQEKGPFERYASPDVITPE